The genome window CGGGCCGTTGCCGGTCTAATTTCCCTGCTCCAGCTGGATGGTTACCACGCTGAGGGACTTAGCGACCCTCTGGCGGCCCTGCAGCGCTTGGGTCAGGGGGGAGTTGACATTCTGCTGACCGACCTTAAAATGCCCGGCATGAGTGGCATGGAGCTGCTTGCTGAAGCCAAAAAAGTTGATCCGCACCTTAGCGTGGTTATGATTACCGGTCAGGGTGGGGTTGCTGACGCGGTGACGGCGATGAAACAGGGGGCTGAGGACTATCTGGCCAAGCCGGTAAATATTGAAGAACTGGAGATTATTCTGGCCCGCATTTGGGAGCGGGTATCATTGATCCGTCAGAACCAGTCACTGAGGGCATCGTTGACCAATACGCCGGCGATGGATGGTTTTATTGGTACAGCCCCGCAGATGGGGAAAATATTTCACACTATTCAGGAGGTGGCACCAACCTCGGCAACCGTGCTTATCGAAGGGGAGACCGGTACCGGCAAAGAGCTGGTGGCCCGTTCCCTCCATGCCCTGAGCCTGAGAGCTGGCAAGCCGTTGATTGCTGTCAATTGCGCCGCCCTGACGGAAAGCCTGCTGGAAAGTGAGCTGTTCGGCCATGTGCGGGGCGCTTTTACCGGTGCGGTTCGCGATAAAAGGGGCAAGTTTTCCCTGGCTGACGGTGGGACCTTGTTTCTTGATGAAATTGGCGAAATGTCGCTGGCCACCCAGGCAAAACTTTTGCGGGTTTTGGTTTCCGGGGAATACCAGCTGGTTGGCGGTGAAAAAACCGATTTTGCTGATGTCCGCATTATTGCGGCCACCAATAAAAGGTTGCGGCAGGAAGTTGAGCAGGGTCGTTTTCGCGAAGACCTTTACTACCGTCTGAATGTCATTGAGATTATGCTGCCACCACTGAGGGATCGTCTCGAGGATATCCCCCTGCTGGTAAAACACTTCATTGATCAAAGTGCCGCCCGGGAGCAGGTTCCGCCCCGCTATCCTGACCGGCAGGTGTATGATGTGCTACAAGGTTATGACTGGCCCGGCAATGTCAGAGAACTTGAGAACGTCATTGAACGTGCGTTGATTTATGCCAAGGAGCATCCTATACAACCGGGAGATCTTTCCTTTCAGGGGTTGGCAAACTCCCGTTTGTCAACCCCTGCCATGGTTGCTGCCGATCCGGTAGCATGGCAGGGACTCACCTTGAAGGAGATGGAGAAAAAAATGATTCTTCTGGCTCTGGAGCGATTGGGGAGTAAAAAGCAGGCTGCCAAAGCCTTGGGCATTAGCGTTCGTAAGATAGAGTATAAGCTGCGAGAGTGGGACAACGGCAAAAAAAATTAAAGTTTTTTCCTGTGGTTGTCGATTTATCTACCTTACTACGGTTGTCATCAGCAAACCCCTAACCGGAACAGGTATCCTTATGGTGGAGTTCATTATTCCGTCAATCATGCCGAATCCCCCGGTTTCTTTCGGCAAGAGTGAAGCCCGTCCGGGGGCGCTGCGTGGTAAAATCATTTCAACAAGAAAAGGTCGCCGCCGGCAACGGCGCTATTCCCTGACCAGGCATGGGGGAGAGGAACGACGCAAGTTCCGTGAAAAAAGGCGAACCCCAGTGGGGATTGACAATCAGAGTGTGCGCATTATCACCCTGCAGGTTACCGCTGATTATGACCTGGACAGCCTGGTTGGCAAGGAAGCCATCATTCGTGTGCTTGGCTGATGCCATGGCGGGCGGTAAACGCTTTCAGTTTGGTAACTGTCTGGGGACTGACGGCATGTTCGATGCGGCAGGCATCAAGCTCGGCGATATCAGCATCAACCGCCAGAATCCTGGTGAGAAAATCATAAATAATCTGATGGCGATTGATGATTTCTGCAGCAATGTCCATTCCCTGCTTTGTTAACGTAACAAAACTATACCTCTCATAGTTTACCAGCCCTTTTTCTGCCAGATTTTTCACTGCCCCCGTTACACTGGGCATTTTAACCTTCATAAGCCTGGCAATATCCCGCACCCTGGCCACCTTCTGGTCTTTCTGCAGCGTCATGATTGTTTCAAGATAATCCTCCATGTTAGGCGTCAAATCGACTTTCTGGTAGTCCATACGTCCTGTTCCTTTCTCGTCTGTTCTTATGCAATGCTAACTTTGTTAAATAGACGCTAGTCAATCTTTCCTTGTTTGTCAATGCTTTTATCGGCCGGCAGGATCAGTGGCAGAGCGTATGTCGGCCGAGTTTATCCCTGGAATTGTGGGTCGTGGGGTGTCTGGCTGGAAAGCTTCGTTTGCCGGATTAAACCAGTTTTCCTGTCACGCGATGCTGGTTCCAACCTTTTGCTGCCCATCCGTTGCCTGGTCAGGTAGGTATATATTGCCTCCCGGTTTGCAGACAGCGGCATTTAAAAAAGCCTTTCCATTCTTCACAATCTTTTTTATTTAATAAATTAAAGCACTTATGTTTTGAAATCGACTTGAAGAAAAATGGTATGCAAGTTGCAATAGTTTGGCATATGGCAGTGGTTGGAAGGCAAATGTTTACCAGCGGGGAGAAACGATGAATCATGGCATCTATACCGTTTTAAGTGGCTCATTGGCCAACGAACGTCGCTTGGATGTTACTGCCAATAACCTTGCCAATGTTAATACGGGTGGATTCAAACGCGATATTCCGGTTTTTGCCGCTTTTTTGCCGCCAGCGGCGGAAGCGATCCCGCTTGATAATGAAACCGGCCCTCAGGAGTACGTGGCTTCGGCGATGAATCGTGATCTCTGGCATGATTTTGCCTCGGGATCGTTGCGGGAGACGGGTAATCCCTTCGATGTTGCTTTGGAAGGGGAGGCTTTTTTTGTTGTCCAGCGACCTGGTGATGGCCGTGAACTTTATACCAGAAACGGCAATTTCCGTCTCAACAGCAGGAATGAACTGGTAACAATGAATGGGGATTTGGTTCTTGGTGGCCAGGATAAAGGGGTGCCCCTAGTGGTCAATGCCCGTGAAGTGAAGATCGGCGGCCGGGGCGAGATAGTGGCTGATGGGGTTCCCATCGGCAGGTTGCGCTTGGTGAAATTTTCTGATCGTCAGGGGCTTGCTAAAGTCGGGAATAGTCAGTTTGTGGCCACTGAAACCTCCGGGATGCCACAGGCGGCTGATGAAATGGTGGTCCAGCAGGGGGTGCTGGAATTATCAAATGCCGATCCCCTGACCTCCATGGTGGATTTGATTGAAATTTCCCGCCATTATGAACTGCAGCAGCGGATGATCACGACGCTTGGTGACCTCAACCAGATGGCCGCAACCGAAATCGCCGCAGTATAATGGTAGAGCCTCAGCGGCTGCCGACAACCAGATGCGGATAGTCGGTGTCAGTTTGTCACAGGGAGTTGTACCTGCCAAGCAACAGTCTTGTTGCCCCAAGTCAAGGCAACCTGAACGTTAGGAAAGGGTTGAAAAATGATTCGAGCACTTTATACCTCATCAACCGGGATGCAGGCCCAGCAGCTCAATATTGATGTGATTGCCAATAATCTGGCGAATGTGAATACCACCGGCTTCAAGAAAAGCCGGCCTGATTTTCAGGAT of Candidatus Anaeroferrophillus wilburensis contains these proteins:
- a CDS encoding sigma-54-dependent Fis family transcriptional regulator gives rise to the protein MIKPRILVVDDESRAVAGLISLLQLDGYHAEGLSDPLAALQRLGQGGVDILLTDLKMPGMSGMELLAEAKKVDPHLSVVMITGQGGVADAVTAMKQGAEDYLAKPVNIEELEIILARIWERVSLIRQNQSLRASLTNTPAMDGFIGTAPQMGKIFHTIQEVAPTSATVLIEGETGTGKELVARSLHALSLRAGKPLIAVNCAALTESLLESELFGHVRGAFTGAVRDKRGKFSLADGGTLFLDEIGEMSLATQAKLLRVLVSGEYQLVGGEKTDFADVRIIAATNKRLRQEVEQGRFREDLYYRLNVIEIMLPPLRDRLEDIPLLVKHFIDQSAAREQVPPRYPDRQVYDVLQGYDWPGNVRELENVIERALIYAKEHPIQPGDLSFQGLANSRLSTPAMVAADPVAWQGLTLKEMEKKMILLALERLGSKKQAAKALGISVRKIEYKLREWDNGKKN
- a CDS encoding metal-dependent transcriptional regulator, which translates into the protein MDYQKVDLTPNMEDYLETIMTLQKDQKVARVRDIARLMKVKMPSVTGAVKNLAEKGLVNYERYSFVTLTKQGMDIAAEIINRHQIIYDFLTRILAVDADIAELDACRIEHAVSPQTVTKLKAFTARHGISQAHE
- the flgF gene encoding flagellar basal-body rod protein FlgF, which codes for MNHGIYTVLSGSLANERRLDVTANNLANVNTGGFKRDIPVFAAFLPPAAEAIPLDNETGPQEYVASAMNRDLWHDFASGSLRETGNPFDVALEGEAFFVVQRPGDGRELYTRNGNFRLNSRNELVTMNGDLVLGGQDKGVPLVVNAREVKIGGRGEIVADGVPIGRLRLVKFSDRQGLAKVGNSQFVATETSGMPQAADEMVVQQGVLELSNADPLTSMVDLIEISRHYELQQRMITTLGDLNQMAATEIAAV